The Erigeron canadensis isolate Cc75 chromosome 4, C_canadensis_v1, whole genome shotgun sequence genome window below encodes:
- the LOC122595537 gene encoding transcription factor PIF3-like isoform X1 produces MPLSEFYRSVNGKNESQQQKTTDLSYIPNDEFVELIWEKGQIMMQGQSSKAKKAPVTNNFHFNTPKFQEKDGILDVGMSMGINQDDDDMGPWLNYPLDDYCSDLLPEISGVTVNESHMHKDPLSNIQNVPLRDGVRFDQPNASKASKNSHVLSGSPDQVCNPDPTVRSGVTDIGSSNCSSKHYNVALREPLQVQGSPRNLEKKVQKQDSLPLLNFSHFQRHPAMTKTNHGQVNVMNHVPQKDIGPVDQVGLESARVGLNPYSSKPVHEAHCVENSSTGNEKSMNVVLDGNASKGVSETVKSNEPVGASSSVCSGNSAERASNDLTKISKRKSRDMEDFECESHDVEEVSLDTKAAGGSRVGTGSKRSRAAEVHNLSERRRRDRINEKMRALQELIPNCNKVDKASMLDEAIEYLKTLQLQVQIMSMGTGLCMPPMMFPAGMQHMHPHFSSMGIGMGIGMEMSGRPQGHHHMFPFHHTQGSRQPPPAYGHHSQGMPMLFPQQPMQGIPMNPPVQQVGSQVQVVNVAPSSDPCAIPQISSQPEVANKSLNQSTSVDKRDRGLESRCSTAQTMTGHKV; encoded by the exons ATGCCACTTTCCGAGTTTTACAGATCTGTTAATGGAAAGAATGAGTCCCAGCAGCAAAAAACAACTGATCTTTCATATAT ACCGAACGATGAATTTGTCGAGTTAATATGGGAAAAGGGTCAGATTATGATGCAGGGTCAGTCTAGTAAAGCTAAGAAGGCACCTGTTAccaataattttcattttaatacgCCAAAGTTTCAAGAAAAAGATGGTATTTTGGATGTAGGAATGTCGATGGGAATAAATCAAGATGACGATGATATGGGACCGTGGTTGAATTATCCGCTTGATGATTACTGCTCCGATCTTTTGCCTGAGATTTCTGGTGTCACAGTAAATGAATCCCATATGCATAAGGATCCACTTTCAAATATACAAAATGTGCCTTTGCGTGATGGTGTTCGTTTTGACCAGCCAAATGCATCTAAGGCTTCAAAAAATAGCCATGTTTTGTCAGGGTCGCCTGATCAAGTATGTAATCCAGATCCAACGGTCAGATCAGGAGTTACGGATATAGGTAGTAGCAACTGTAGCAGTAAACATTATAATGTTGCTCTTAGAGAACCGCTACAGGTTCAAGGCTCGCCGCGGAATCTTGAAAAGAAGGTGCAGAAACAAGATTCTCTACCCTTGTTGAATTTTTCTCATTTCCAAAGACACCCTGCCATGACGAAAACCAACCATGGACAAGTTAATGTAATGAATCATGTTCCACAAAAAGACATTGGACCTGTTGATCAAGTTGGTTTGGAATCAGCCAGAGTAGGTTTGAACCCGTATTCTAGTAAGCCAGTTCATGAGGCACATTGTGTCGAAAACTCATCAACTGGCAATGAGAAGTCCATGAATGTGGTTCTTGATGGAAATGCAAGTAAAGGAGTTTCAGAAACTGTAAAGAGCAATGAGCCCGTTGGTGCTTCTTCTTCTGTTTGCTCAGGGAATAGTGCTGAGAGGGCTTCAAATGATTTGACCAAAATTTCTAAGAGAAAGTCTCGTGATATGGAGGATTTTGAGTGCGAGAGCCAT GATGTTGAAGAAGTGTCATTAGACACAAAAGCAGCAGGTGGTTCTCGTGTTGGTACAGGTTCCAAGAGAAGCCGCGCTGCTGAAGTTCATAATTTGTCAGAAAGG AGACGAAGGGATAGGATAAATGAAAAGATGCGGGCACTACAAGAACTCATACCAAATTGCAACAAG GTGGACAAAGCATCAATGCTTGATGAGGCAATCGAGTATTTGAAGACACTTCAACTTCAAGTACAG ATCATGTCCATGGGTACTGGATTATGTATGCCGCCAATGATGTTTCCAGCTGGGATGCAACATATGCATCCTCATTTCTCATCCATGGGAATTGGAATGGGAATAGGAATGGAGATGAGTGGTAGACCTCAAGGACACCATCATATGTTTCCATTTCATCATACACAAGGCTCACGTCAACCTCCACCTGCTTACGGGCATCATAGCCAAGGAATGCCAATGTTATTCCCTCAACAACCAATGCAAGGGATTCCTATGAACCCTCCTGTCCAACAGGTTGGGTCACAAGTCCAAGTTGTGAATGTGGCGCCAAGTTCTGACCCTTGTGCGATCCCACAGATATCTAGTCAG CCCGAAGTTGCGAACAAGAGCCTCAACCAGTCCACTTCAGTTGACAAAAGAGATCGAGGTCTAGAATCCAGATGTAGTACAGCTC AAACAATGACAGGGCATAAAGTATAG
- the LOC122595537 gene encoding transcription factor PIF3-like isoform X2 produces the protein MPLSEFYRSVNGKNESQQQKTTDLSYIPNDEFVELIWEKGQIMMQGQSSKAKKAPVTNNFHFNTPKFQEKDGILDVGMSMGINQDDDDMGPWLNYPLDDYCSDLLPEISGVTVNESHMHKDPLSNIQNVPLRDGVRFDQPNASKASKNSHVLSGSPDQVCNPDPTVRSGVTDIGSSNCSSKHYNVALREPLQVQGSPRNLEKKVQKQDSLPLLNFSHFQRHPAMTKTNHGQVNVMNHVPQKDIGPVDQVGLESARVGLNPYSSKPVHEAHCVENSSTGNEKSMNVVLDGNASKGVSETVKSNEPVGASSSVCSGNSAERASNDLTKISKRKSRDMEDFECESHDVEEVSLDTKAAGGSRVGTGSKRSRAAEVHNLSERRRRDRINEKMRALQELIPNCNKVDKASMLDEAIEYLKTLQLQVQIMSMGTGLCMPPMMFPAGMQHMHPHFSSMGIGMGIGMEMSGRPQGHHHMFPFHHTQGSRQPPPAYGHHSQGMPMLFPQQPMQGIPMNPPVQQVGSQVQVVNVAPSSDPCAIPQISSQPEVANKSLNQSTSVDKRDRGLESRCSTARAD, from the exons ATGCCACTTTCCGAGTTTTACAGATCTGTTAATGGAAAGAATGAGTCCCAGCAGCAAAAAACAACTGATCTTTCATATAT ACCGAACGATGAATTTGTCGAGTTAATATGGGAAAAGGGTCAGATTATGATGCAGGGTCAGTCTAGTAAAGCTAAGAAGGCACCTGTTAccaataattttcattttaatacgCCAAAGTTTCAAGAAAAAGATGGTATTTTGGATGTAGGAATGTCGATGGGAATAAATCAAGATGACGATGATATGGGACCGTGGTTGAATTATCCGCTTGATGATTACTGCTCCGATCTTTTGCCTGAGATTTCTGGTGTCACAGTAAATGAATCCCATATGCATAAGGATCCACTTTCAAATATACAAAATGTGCCTTTGCGTGATGGTGTTCGTTTTGACCAGCCAAATGCATCTAAGGCTTCAAAAAATAGCCATGTTTTGTCAGGGTCGCCTGATCAAGTATGTAATCCAGATCCAACGGTCAGATCAGGAGTTACGGATATAGGTAGTAGCAACTGTAGCAGTAAACATTATAATGTTGCTCTTAGAGAACCGCTACAGGTTCAAGGCTCGCCGCGGAATCTTGAAAAGAAGGTGCAGAAACAAGATTCTCTACCCTTGTTGAATTTTTCTCATTTCCAAAGACACCCTGCCATGACGAAAACCAACCATGGACAAGTTAATGTAATGAATCATGTTCCACAAAAAGACATTGGACCTGTTGATCAAGTTGGTTTGGAATCAGCCAGAGTAGGTTTGAACCCGTATTCTAGTAAGCCAGTTCATGAGGCACATTGTGTCGAAAACTCATCAACTGGCAATGAGAAGTCCATGAATGTGGTTCTTGATGGAAATGCAAGTAAAGGAGTTTCAGAAACTGTAAAGAGCAATGAGCCCGTTGGTGCTTCTTCTTCTGTTTGCTCAGGGAATAGTGCTGAGAGGGCTTCAAATGATTTGACCAAAATTTCTAAGAGAAAGTCTCGTGATATGGAGGATTTTGAGTGCGAGAGCCAT GATGTTGAAGAAGTGTCATTAGACACAAAAGCAGCAGGTGGTTCTCGTGTTGGTACAGGTTCCAAGAGAAGCCGCGCTGCTGAAGTTCATAATTTGTCAGAAAGG AGACGAAGGGATAGGATAAATGAAAAGATGCGGGCACTACAAGAACTCATACCAAATTGCAACAAG GTGGACAAAGCATCAATGCTTGATGAGGCAATCGAGTATTTGAAGACACTTCAACTTCAAGTACAG ATCATGTCCATGGGTACTGGATTATGTATGCCGCCAATGATGTTTCCAGCTGGGATGCAACATATGCATCCTCATTTCTCATCCATGGGAATTGGAATGGGAATAGGAATGGAGATGAGTGGTAGACCTCAAGGACACCATCATATGTTTCCATTTCATCATACACAAGGCTCACGTCAACCTCCACCTGCTTACGGGCATCATAGCCAAGGAATGCCAATGTTATTCCCTCAACAACCAATGCAAGGGATTCCTATGAACCCTCCTGTCCAACAGGTTGGGTCACAAGTCCAAGTTGTGAATGTGGCGCCAAGTTCTGACCCTTGTGCGATCCCACAGATATCTAGTCAG CCCGAAGTTGCGAACAAGAGCCTCAACCAGTCCACTTCAGTTGACAAAAGAGATCGAGGTCTAGAATCCAGATGTAGTACAGCTC GTGCTGATTGA
- the LOC122595537 gene encoding transcription factor PIF3-like isoform X3 has protein sequence MPLSEFYRSVNGKNESQQQKTTDLSYIPNDEFVELIWEKGQIMMQGQSSKAKKAPVTNNFHFNTPKFQEKDGILDVGMSMGINQDDDDMGPWLNYPLDDYCSDLLPEISGVTVNESHMHKDPLSNIQNVPLRDGVRFDQPNASKASKNSHVLSGSPDQVCNPDPTVRSGVTDIGSSNCSSKHYNVALREPLQVQGSPRNLEKKVQKQDSLPLLNFSHFQRHPAMTKTNHGQVNVMNHVPQKDIGPVDQVGLESARVGLNPYSSKPVHEAHCVENSSTGNEKSMNVVLDGNASKGVSETVKSNEPVGASSSVCSGNSAERASNDLTKISKRKSRDMEDFECESHDVEEVSLDTKAAGGSRVGTGSKRSRAAEVHNLSERRRRDRINEKMRALQELIPNCNKVDKASMLDEAIEYLKTLQLQVQIMSMGTGLCMPPMMFPAGMQHMHPHFSSMGIGMGIGMEMSGRPQGHHHMFPFHHTQGSRQPPPAYGHHSQGMPMLFPQQPMQGIPMNPPVQQVGSQVQVVNVAPSSDPCAIPQISTRSCEQEPQPVHFS, from the exons ATGCCACTTTCCGAGTTTTACAGATCTGTTAATGGAAAGAATGAGTCCCAGCAGCAAAAAACAACTGATCTTTCATATAT ACCGAACGATGAATTTGTCGAGTTAATATGGGAAAAGGGTCAGATTATGATGCAGGGTCAGTCTAGTAAAGCTAAGAAGGCACCTGTTAccaataattttcattttaatacgCCAAAGTTTCAAGAAAAAGATGGTATTTTGGATGTAGGAATGTCGATGGGAATAAATCAAGATGACGATGATATGGGACCGTGGTTGAATTATCCGCTTGATGATTACTGCTCCGATCTTTTGCCTGAGATTTCTGGTGTCACAGTAAATGAATCCCATATGCATAAGGATCCACTTTCAAATATACAAAATGTGCCTTTGCGTGATGGTGTTCGTTTTGACCAGCCAAATGCATCTAAGGCTTCAAAAAATAGCCATGTTTTGTCAGGGTCGCCTGATCAAGTATGTAATCCAGATCCAACGGTCAGATCAGGAGTTACGGATATAGGTAGTAGCAACTGTAGCAGTAAACATTATAATGTTGCTCTTAGAGAACCGCTACAGGTTCAAGGCTCGCCGCGGAATCTTGAAAAGAAGGTGCAGAAACAAGATTCTCTACCCTTGTTGAATTTTTCTCATTTCCAAAGACACCCTGCCATGACGAAAACCAACCATGGACAAGTTAATGTAATGAATCATGTTCCACAAAAAGACATTGGACCTGTTGATCAAGTTGGTTTGGAATCAGCCAGAGTAGGTTTGAACCCGTATTCTAGTAAGCCAGTTCATGAGGCACATTGTGTCGAAAACTCATCAACTGGCAATGAGAAGTCCATGAATGTGGTTCTTGATGGAAATGCAAGTAAAGGAGTTTCAGAAACTGTAAAGAGCAATGAGCCCGTTGGTGCTTCTTCTTCTGTTTGCTCAGGGAATAGTGCTGAGAGGGCTTCAAATGATTTGACCAAAATTTCTAAGAGAAAGTCTCGTGATATGGAGGATTTTGAGTGCGAGAGCCAT GATGTTGAAGAAGTGTCATTAGACACAAAAGCAGCAGGTGGTTCTCGTGTTGGTACAGGTTCCAAGAGAAGCCGCGCTGCTGAAGTTCATAATTTGTCAGAAAGG AGACGAAGGGATAGGATAAATGAAAAGATGCGGGCACTACAAGAACTCATACCAAATTGCAACAAG GTGGACAAAGCATCAATGCTTGATGAGGCAATCGAGTATTTGAAGACACTTCAACTTCAAGTACAG ATCATGTCCATGGGTACTGGATTATGTATGCCGCCAATGATGTTTCCAGCTGGGATGCAACATATGCATCCTCATTTCTCATCCATGGGAATTGGAATGGGAATAGGAATGGAGATGAGTGGTAGACCTCAAGGACACCATCATATGTTTCCATTTCATCATACACAAGGCTCACGTCAACCTCCACCTGCTTACGGGCATCATAGCCAAGGAATGCCAATGTTATTCCCTCAACAACCAATGCAAGGGATTCCTATGAACCCTCCTGTCCAACAGGTTGGGTCACAAGTCCAAGTTGTGAATGTGGCGCCAAGTTCTGACCCTTGTGCGATCCCACAGATATCTA CCCGAAGTTGCGAACAAGAGCCTCAACCAGTCCACTTCAGTTGA
- the LOC122596855 gene encoding uncharacterized protein LOC122596855: MTTKPKCIDNINQSAFISGRNIQDNILVAQELLRGYNRKGGPKRCSLKIDIAKAYDTVSWVFLETILTKFGFHKKMVSWIITCVTSSAFSVCVNGGIHGYFKAGRGLRQGDPISPYLFTLVMEVFTLLMAKNVESASEFKYHAGCAELKLTHLCFADDLLVLCYGSVNSVKVIKKSLEEFSKVSGLASNMSKVLCFLGILILENREEYLRLKSQGGLGLKNLSDWNEALLVKHIWNIINKKESLWVKWVYAVKLKGGRSFWDIDNEYSDSSLWKSLLDLRDKIRPHIRHKIGNGNNTSIWYDWWHESGPLCNIISRRKIHEAGFVTTMNVADMVTTNGRWNWPDDWVNQYPILAEISRPTDSDTRDKVVWKKNNGKDVEFSVSIVWEDLKENTGDVHWSKLVWYSQGIPSNMFILWLAVQERLLTQDRIMVWNKDANMRCYFCKEYVESHQHLFFQCKYSNNVWKEMLKKNSIQGMPCNWRDIIAFMSSNCSNNTIANVVGKLVLGAKVYYIWQERNRRYVCGEERSEKVLIENISEVIKLRLMGLKVKDTAKVKEVYKKWGIQPNIVVKIE, encoded by the exons ATGACTACTAAACCAAAGTGCATTGACAATATCAACCAAAGTGCATTTATAAGCGGGAGGAATATACAAGACAATATTCTGGTAGCCCAAGAGCTATTAAGAGGATACAATAGAAAAGGGGGTCCTAAGAGATGTTCTTTGAAGATTGATATTGCTAAAGCATATGATACTGTTAGTTGGGTTTTCCTTGAGACTATATTGACTAAGTTTGGGTTTCATAAAAAGATGGTTAGTTGGATAATTACATGTGTTACATCATCTGCCTTCTCTGTGTGTGTAAATGGTGGAATTCATGGGTACTTTAAAGCGGGTAGAGGATTGAGGCAAGGGGATCCTATTTCTCCATACTTATTCACTTTGGTTATGGAGGTTTTTACATTGTTGATGGCTAAGAATGTGGAGAGTGCAAGTGAGTTTAAATATCATGCAGGCTGTGCTGAGCTAAAACTGACCCACTTGTGTTTTGCGGATGATTTGTTGGTTCTTTGTTATGGTAGTGTTAATTCTGTTAAGGTGATTAAGAAATCGTTGGAGGAGTTTAGTAAAGTTTCCGGGCTGGCTTCTAATATGAGTAAAGTACTATGTTTTTTGGGAATATTGATATTGGAGAACAGAGAAGAATACTTGAG GTTAAAGAGCCAAGGTGGGTTGGGTTTGAAGAATTTAAGTGATTGGAATGAGGCTCTGCTGGTCAAGCATATATggaatattattaataaaaaggaaagtCTATGGGTGAAATGGGTTTATGCAGTTAAGCTTAAAGGGGGAAGAAGTTTTTGGGATATTGATAATGAGTATAGTGACAGTTCTTTGTGGAAGAGCCTGCTTGATTTGAGAGATAAGATTAGGCCTCATATCAGACATAAAATCGGGAATGGGAACAATACCTCTATCTGGTATGATTGGTGGCACGAGAGTGGTCCTTTGTGCAATATTATTAGCCGAAGAAAGATACACGAAGCTGGCTTTGTAACTACTATGAATGTAGCTGATATGGTGACTACTAATGGAAGGTGGAACTGGCCTGATGATTGGGTCAATCAATACCCAATTTTAGCTGAGATTTCAAGGCCAACTGATTCGGATACAAGGGATAAAGTGGTGTGGAAAAAGAACAATGGAAAGGATGTGGAGTTTTCTGTAAGCATTGTATGGGAAGATTTAAAGGAGAATACAGGTGATGTACACTGGAGTAAGTTGGTTTGGTATTCTCAAGGCATCCCTAGTAATATGTTCATTTTATGGTTGGCTGTTCAAGAAAGGTTGCTGACACAAGATAGGATTATGGTTTGGAACAAGGATGCCAATATGAGGTGCTACTTTTGCAAAGAATATGTTGAATCACATCAGCATCTATTTTTTCAATGCAAGTATTCAAATAACGTGTGGAAAGAAATGTTAAAGAAGAACTCTATTCAAGGGATGCCTTGCAACTGGAGAGACATAATTGCTTTTATGTCTTCAAATTGCAGTAATAATACTATTGCTAATGTAGTGGGAAAGCTAGTTCTTGGGGCTAAGGTCTATTACATTTGGCAAGAGAGGAATAGAAGGTATGTTTGTGGTGAGGAAAGAAGTGAAAAAGTATTGATCGAGAACATAAGTGAAGTTATCAAGCTGAGACTAATGGGTTTGAAAGTAAAGGATACCGCCAAAGTTAAGGAGGTGTATAAGAAATGGGGCATTCAACCGAATATAGTTGTTAAAATTGAATGA
- the LOC122596856 gene encoding F-box protein At5g07610-like, whose translation MKAKTFRKMKMKKDARWLLWKLIDNIPKPYIIIVKLREIELIIGFLSLCIAKGFELLLRWRQAILVSVRASKKLIEDDQDHDKVPSSSLYAVISNDDLLIEILLRLPAVSILLSKSVSKRWLSLITGPIISILRCSQKSDVEPPCGIFVQQCMSRLIYDYVPFDIRYLVNRPKTTFRCGFSSDGDVEILQSCNGLFLCHISNPDIHYVYNPSTNQYKKLPPHCNYTGLKNSINSMRLAFDPIKSPYYKLVFAAGVKHDDDHGSYVQIQTYSSKTGTWSICAYDKFPRSKFLSFQESIYLNNALHWLNDYGNIRFKLDVEHLFLTSIPTPKVSGSCSSKLFESRGCLLFVCEYAIQLIHTRYLNIYELSKQFSGWSLNYIVDLDNILPITGEIAIMGCCLCIVLGEKREDLFLVMEICGKIVQYNLLLKTSRELYDRGPLRPPAVGGLGRGFYQLHASFANV comes from the exons ATGAAAGCTAAGACGTTCAGgaaaatgaagatgaaaaagGACGCGAGGTGGTTATTATG gaAGCTTATTGACAATATACCAAAACCATACATAATCATAGTAAAACTTCGTGAAATCGAATTAATAATTGGCTTCCTCTCTCTATGTATTGCTAAGGGTTTTGAGTTACTTCTGCGCTGGAGGCAGGCAATTCTGGTCAGTGTTAGAGCATCCAAGAAGCTTATCGAAGATGACCAAGATCATGACAAAGTTCCTTCATCGTCTTTATATGCAGTCATATCCAACGACGACCTTTTGATTGAAATCTTACTCAGGTTACCCGCTGTCTCGATTCTTCTTTCTAAATCCGTATCTAAACGCTGGCTTTCTCTCATCACGGGCCCTATTATTTCTATTCTACGGTGCAGCCAAAAGTCAGACGTTGAACCCCCTTGTGGTATCTTTGTCCAGCAATGTATGTCTCGCCTTATCTATGATTATGTGCCGTTTGATATCAGATATCTGGTCAACAGACCGAAAACCACTTTCCGTTGTGGGTTTTCCTCTGATGGTGACGTTGAGATTTTGCAGTCGTGCAATGGTTTGTTTCTCTGCCATATCTCTAATCCTGATATACATTACGTGTACAATCCGTCCACTAATCAGTATAAGAAGCTTCCACCACACTGCAATTATACAGGACTTAAGAATTCTATCAATAGTATGAGGTTGGCTTTTGATCCTATAAAATCACCTTACTACAAACTTGTGTTTGCTGCTGGGGTTAAACATGATGATGATCATGGTTCTTACGTTCAAATACAGACTTACTCATCTAAAACAGGCACTTGGAGTATTTGTGCCTATGATAAATTTCCCAGAtctaagtttttatcttttcaggAATCAATATATCTGAATAATGCCCTTCATTGGCTAAATGATTATGGAAATATACGTTTCAAATTAGATGTGGAACATCTATTTTTAACAAGCATACCAACACCTAAAGTATCAGGTAGCTGTAGCTCCAAGTTATTCGAGTCTCGTGGTTGTTTGCTTTTTGTGTGTGAATATGCCATCCAACTTATTCATACCCGGTATTTAAATATATACGAGTTAAGCAAACAGTTTTCTGGATGGTCATTGAATTATATTGTTGATCTTGATAACATATTGCCAATAACCGGCGAGATAGCTATAATGGGATGTTGCCTTTGTATTGTATTGGGAGAAAAAAGAGAGGATTTGTTCCTCGTGATGGAGATATGTGGAAAAATTGTGCAATACAACTTGCTGTTAAAGACTAGTCGGGAACTTTATGATCGGGGACCACTTCGCCCTCCTGCAGTTGGAGGTCTTGGCCGCGGCTTTTATCAGTTACATGCATCTTTTGCCAATGTATGA
- the LOC122598092 gene encoding general transcription and DNA repair factor IIH subunit TFB5-like — translation MVHAAKGLFISCDIPMAQFIINYNASLPQSQKFIIHILDATHLFVSSNVDGMIRSAIQDFRNAITYEKPT, via the exons ATGGTACATGCTGCTAAAGGACTTTTTATTTCATG TGATATACCGATGGCACAATTTATCATAAATTACAATGCATCACTGCCCCAATCACAAAAGTTTATTATACATATTCTAGATGCTACTCATTTGTTTGTCAGTAGCAATGTCGATGGAATGATTAGAAGTGCAATTCAAGATTTCCGCAATGCAATCACCTACGAGAAGCCTacttga